From Cryobacterium sp. GrIS_2_6:
CGCCCGGTGACCTGCCGGCCTCCGCGGCGGCGATCTCGGTGCCGACCGCCGGCCTCCTGCCCGACCTCGCGACGGGCGCCCTGCTGCGCACGCTGCACACCAGGACTGTGAAGATCGCGGGCGGGACGGCGGACGTGACGAGCCTCACCGAGTTCTGGCTGCGCCTGCAACTCGGCGGCGCCTCGGTCAGGGTCGGCGCAGGCCGCCGATCCGGTCGACGAGGGCCTCGAGTCCGAACTCGAACGCGATATCCGCTCGCGCCCTGCCCGCGTTCTGCTGCCCGTGCCGCACCGCGGCGCTGAAGATCGGGCTCGATTCGGCGAGCGCACCGGTCTCGAAGATGTCGGCCGGAGCCGTCACGTCGAAAGCCGCGCCGAAGATGAACGACTCGAGTGCGACGATCGAGGGCACGATCTGTGCCGAAGGCACCCCGGCGGAGGACAGTCCCGCCGCGACGGTCTCGTACATGCGCAGGGTCTGCGGGGCGCCCGTGACCGGGAGCACCGCCACAATCGAGATCAACGGAACGTGCGTTGCGAAGATGTCCCGGTACGACCAGGCCCAGCGGCGCAGGGCCGTGTCCCACGGATCCGAGCCGAAGCCGGCCACATCGACCATCGTCATCACGTGGTCCTGCAACCACTGCAGCACGACGTGCTTCGATGCCGCGTGGTTGTACAGCGCGGAGGGAGCCACTCCCAGACTCCTGGCAAGGCCGGACATCGTGAAACTTTCGTAGCCGGCCGACCCGATCAGCCGGAGGGCAGCAGCGGTGATGCGCGGTTTCGTCAGAACGGTCTCAAGCGGCCTTCCGGCCCTGCGGTGACCGGCGTCGTCTGCGTCGCTCATCGGGCTCTTCTCTCGGTGGGCAGTCTCGGAGGGTGGCGTCGTTACAGTACATCACCCTGGTGACGCTTCACCGGTTGATCCGGGTACTGGGCGACGGTGTCCGCCAACCCATGATCATCGCCCTGACGGTGAGTGTTACGGCGGAAGCACGCCGGGCCTGTGCCGACGCGGGCATGGACCAGTACCTCAGCAAACCGTTCCGGTTCGAGGAACTCGCGGAGGCCCGTACCCTCACCAGTAGGGTGCCAGTGCCAGTGCCAGTGCCAGTCCTTGCTCCAGTGCCGAGTCCGGAGCCGGACCTCGCGGCAGACCTCCCCACGACGCCGGTGGCCGAGAAAGCACCGGTACTCGATCCCGAGTTGTTCGGCTACCTCGACGAGATGGGCGCCGAGACCAAGGCGCCTGCCAGGCTGGAGGCGGCCATCGCCGAGGTGACGGCGGTACTCGCGCCCCACCTCGCGGCCACCCTCGACGCGAGGTG
This genomic window contains:
- a CDS encoding TetR/AcrR family transcriptional regulator, which produces MSDADDAGHRRAGRPLETVLTKPRITAAALRLIGSAGYESFTMSGLARSLGVAPSALYNHAASKHVVLQWLQDHVMTMVDVAGFGSDPWDTALRRWAWSYRDIFATHVPLISIVAVLPVTGAPQTLRMYETVAAGLSSAGVPSAQIVPSIVALESFIFGAAFDVTAPADIFETGALAESSPIFSAAVRHGQQNAGRARADIAFEFGLEALVDRIGGLRRP